Proteins encoded in a region of the Rhodococcus sp. SBT000017 genome:
- a CDS encoding phenolic acid decarboxylase gives MSIHTSVADPAPEQALDSIIGHRFIYTYANGWQYEMYVKNATTIDYRIHSGMVGGRWVKGQEVDLVGLGRGVFKISWNEPTGTSVVVNVVPEDRVLHGTIFFPHWVELDGSKTVLFQNDHLDKMRRFRDQGPTYPIYVVPEFAHITLFEFVGIDDETVIDTAPADLPAGFADRSN, from the coding sequence ATGAGCATTCACACCAGCGTTGCGGACCCCGCCCCAGAGCAGGCCCTGGACTCGATCATCGGCCATCGCTTCATCTACACCTATGCCAACGGGTGGCAGTACGAGATGTACGTCAAGAACGCCACCACCATCGACTACCGAATCCACTCCGGGATGGTCGGGGGCCGGTGGGTCAAGGGACAAGAAGTCGACCTCGTCGGACTCGGCCGCGGCGTCTTCAAGATCTCGTGGAACGAGCCCACCGGCACGAGCGTCGTCGTCAACGTCGTTCCCGAGGACCGCGTTCTGCACGGCACCATCTTCTTCCCTCACTGGGTGGAACTCGACGGATCCAAAACCGTCCTGTTCCAGAACGACCACCTCGACAAGATGCGCCGGTTCCGCGATCAGGGCCCCACCTATCCGATCTACGTCGTGCCGGAGTTCGCGCATATCACCCTGTTCGAGTTCGTCGGCATCGACGACGAGACCGTGATCGACACCGCACCCGCAGACTTACCGGCAGGCTTCGCCGACCGGAGCAACTGA
- a CDS encoding alpha/beta hydrolase, whose protein sequence is MRIQNPDMAPVTLCHGGQLIRGNEYRSVDADGAAPPVLIVHGFSESSVGPQRLFVQIARRLVEAGAVVRAYDRIGQGVSDGEFEAITLRDEVEQVSTMIRSFATDHSAPVHVVAHSLGAVEAAMAAALLPDQVASLTLWSPAGVVVDDIAVKNEIQGRPLDSVAQNGGFDFGGMWLGPAFFDDIRDGLDVYAAAAGYGGPVDVIHGTADQIVPLEYGRRYAELLPHATFTAISGADHSWSSRAWRDELLTRLLSLVGLPKTDRTRGSSGSVA, encoded by the coding sequence ATGCGCATCCAGAACCCCGACATGGCCCCGGTCACGCTCTGCCACGGTGGTCAGCTGATCCGTGGCAACGAGTACCGGTCCGTCGACGCCGACGGAGCAGCACCGCCCGTTCTGATCGTCCACGGCTTCAGCGAATCCAGCGTGGGACCACAGCGTCTCTTCGTGCAGATCGCCCGACGCCTGGTCGAGGCGGGAGCGGTCGTCCGCGCGTACGACCGAATCGGGCAGGGCGTCAGCGACGGCGAGTTCGAGGCCATCACGCTGCGTGACGAGGTCGAACAGGTGTCGACCATGATCCGGTCGTTCGCTACAGACCACTCTGCACCGGTTCACGTCGTCGCGCACAGCCTCGGCGCGGTGGAAGCGGCCATGGCGGCCGCGCTCCTCCCCGACCAGGTCGCAAGCCTCACCCTGTGGTCACCTGCAGGCGTCGTCGTCGACGACATCGCCGTGAAGAACGAGATCCAGGGCCGGCCTCTCGATTCCGTCGCGCAGAACGGCGGCTTCGACTTCGGCGGCATGTGGCTCGGACCGGCATTTTTCGACGACATCCGCGATGGCCTCGACGTGTACGCGGCGGCGGCCGGTTACGGCGGACCCGTCGACGTCATCCACGGCACCGCTGACCAGATCGTGCCGCTCGAATACGGACGCCGTTACGCAGAGTTGCTGCCGCACGCGACATTCACCGCAATCTCCGGTGCCGACCATTCCTGGTCATCGCGGGCCTGGCGGGATGAACTCCTGACGCGTCTGCTGTCGCTTGTGGGGCTACCGAAAACCGATCGAACACGGGGGTCGTCTGGTTCCGTTGCGTAA
- a CDS encoding GGDEF domain-containing protein — protein MGRHRESPGRTTPTDIPAGARTYQESPDPLLRIGVVVQTLLFGLVGIGTTFTQDGPTDGLGTVLTYAVCISTIPVAWIMSKADYRMDLWSRRAPGNNWFVVYCELGVTVVTATYSDPLAALHGAMLLALVGAYAAHFARPKVIWFHVVWSTVFVLGLGARALASASTDTVSIVLRMLVAVIVINGAVTLLSAYSRAVLKSSRVHLSDAMTDPLTGVLNRRGLEARALDVGDGAVHPAILLIDIDHFKAVNDHHGHSAGDVALRLTAMRLTMSAGRHAVVARLGGDEFVVLVPDPTPTLGEFADRLRRAVHNVDDDIAITVSIGGSLPHMDRTTSREIFDGTLAAADAALFTAKRNGRNRIALDRPHIAESSDRESETDRGGGAGR, from the coding sequence GTGGGTAGACACCGGGAATCGCCGGGAAGAACGACGCCAACCGACATTCCGGCGGGTGCTCGGACGTACCAGGAATCTCCCGACCCGCTGCTGCGAATAGGCGTCGTCGTTCAAACATTGCTGTTCGGGCTCGTCGGCATCGGCACCACCTTCACGCAGGACGGCCCCACCGACGGTCTCGGCACCGTGCTCACCTACGCCGTGTGCATCAGCACGATTCCCGTTGCATGGATCATGAGCAAAGCCGACTACCGGATGGACTTGTGGTCACGCCGGGCACCGGGCAACAACTGGTTCGTCGTGTACTGCGAACTCGGTGTCACCGTCGTGACCGCAACGTATTCCGACCCGTTGGCGGCGCTTCACGGCGCGATGCTGCTGGCGCTGGTCGGTGCGTACGCCGCCCACTTCGCCCGACCGAAAGTGATCTGGTTTCACGTCGTGTGGAGTACCGTCTTCGTGCTCGGACTCGGAGCCCGGGCGTTGGCAAGTGCCTCGACCGACACCGTATCGATCGTCCTGCGAATGTTGGTGGCCGTCATCGTGATCAACGGCGCTGTCACACTGCTGTCGGCGTACTCGCGGGCGGTGTTGAAATCCTCTCGGGTACACCTGTCCGATGCGATGACGGATCCGCTGACCGGAGTGCTGAACCGGAGGGGCCTCGAGGCCAGAGCACTCGACGTCGGCGACGGCGCTGTCCACCCCGCGATCTTGCTGATCGACATCGACCATTTCAAAGCGGTCAACGACCACCATGGCCATTCAGCCGGTGATGTGGCATTGAGACTGACAGCGATGCGTTTGACCATGTCTGCAGGCCGGCACGCAGTCGTCGCGAGACTGGGCGGCGACGAATTCGTCGTCCTCGTTCCGGATCCGACGCCGACCCTCGGCGAGTTCGCAGACAGATTGCGTCGTGCCGTACACAACGTCGACGACGACATCGCGATCACGGTCAGCATCGGCGGTTCGTTGCCGCACATGGACCGCACCACTTCCCGGGAGATATTCGACGGGACACTGGCCGCCGCCGACGCTGCTCTCTTCACTGCAAAACGCAACGGCCGCAACCGTATCGCTCTGGATCGTCCACACATCGCGGAGAGTTCGGATCGAGAGTCCGAGACCGATCGCGGTGGAGGCGCTGGTCGTTGA
- a CDS encoding TetR/AcrR family transcriptional regulator, translating to MSQESPRGPGRPRDADMEDRVYAAVLEVYWETSWRGFTFDAVARRAKVGRAALYRRWADKEELLVQALEARSPLSTPIDTGSVRGDLVELAEQLAVGYGELSGLVSLRVTLDARVNPDLLSHLTETLNQSRLVTTRRIVRRAIARGELPEGTSTTLLLELVTGAVLARALFSQAHAGARSRAAVSHSKLIVDTVLRALS from the coding sequence ATGTCTCAGGAGTCTCCGCGCGGACCGGGACGTCCCCGTGACGCGGACATGGAGGACCGCGTGTATGCCGCTGTGCTCGAGGTGTATTGGGAAACCAGTTGGCGAGGCTTCACCTTCGACGCAGTCGCGCGGCGGGCCAAGGTCGGCAGGGCCGCACTCTATCGCCGCTGGGCCGACAAGGAAGAGCTCTTGGTTCAAGCGCTCGAAGCACGGTCGCCGCTGTCCACGCCGATCGACACGGGATCGGTCCGCGGGGACCTCGTCGAACTTGCGGAGCAATTGGCCGTCGGCTACGGAGAGCTCTCCGGCTTGGTCTCATTGCGGGTGACTCTCGACGCGAGGGTGAATCCGGACCTGTTGTCGCATCTCACCGAGACTCTCAATCAGAGCCGCTTGGTCACTACCCGACGCATCGTCCGCCGCGCGATTGCGCGAGGAGAGCTACCGGAGGGCACGTCGACGACGTTGCTGCTCGAACTCGTGACGGGTGCGGTATTGGCACGTGCGCTGTTCTCGCAAGCGCACGCAGGCGCGAGAAGTCGCGCCGCCGTGAGCCACTCGAAACTGATCGTCGACACTGTCCTGCGAGCGTTGAGCTAG
- a CDS encoding nucleoside deaminase, which produces MSISSSDRAFLARAVDLAAEAARTGNDPFGSVLVSDSGELLAEDRNRVGDLNDPTQHPEIALSRWAATNLDPGARRSSTVYTSGEHCVMCSASHGIVGLGRIVYATSTAQLLTWLEEFGAAPLAITPSPIEQIVPGIVVDGPVAEFSDAVRELHRQRHASAR; this is translated from the coding sequence GTGAGTATCTCCTCGAGCGACCGTGCATTCCTGGCCCGCGCTGTGGATTTGGCGGCGGAGGCGGCGCGCACGGGCAACGATCCGTTCGGCTCGGTGCTGGTCTCGGACAGCGGCGAGCTGTTGGCCGAGGACAGGAACAGGGTCGGCGACCTGAACGATCCCACCCAGCACCCCGAGATCGCGCTGTCTCGGTGGGCTGCGACCAACCTGGACCCCGGTGCACGGCGGTCATCGACGGTCTACACCTCCGGTGAGCACTGCGTGATGTGCTCTGCGAGCCACGGAATAGTCGGACTCGGCCGCATCGTCTACGCCACGTCGACGGCTCAATTGCTCACGTGGCTCGAAGAATTCGGTGCTGCACCACTGGCGATCACGCCGTCGCCCATCGAACAGATCGTGCCGGGCATCGTGGTGGACGGTCCGGTGGCCGAGTTCAGCGATGCCGTTCGTGAACTGCACAGGCAACGACACGCGTCTGCTCGGTAG
- a CDS encoding DUF6924 domain-containing protein — translation MPDGTNNSELWLLRTYFGDDDDSAWTSLTEQARHARSSVSGAALVVSSDRTQCQQRIRRVLTRLATRAEANDGLYVVIADKQTFVRHDRMLLTIDCSAVTRNAERLPTIRMAPPSAFRLGIDGRSPNTGRSIEQVRRPTTEVEPAQIDSERTVAELTASVGDAIRASLRWRTEMTRDGSCG, via the coding sequence ATGCCCGACGGCACGAACAACTCTGAACTTTGGCTGTTGCGAACATATTTCGGTGATGACGACGATTCCGCGTGGACCAGCTTGACGGAGCAGGCCCGCCACGCGCGATCTTCGGTGTCAGGTGCCGCGCTGGTCGTTTCCTCGGACCGAACGCAGTGTCAGCAACGCATTCGTCGGGTCCTCACGCGACTGGCCACGCGTGCCGAGGCGAACGACGGCTTGTACGTTGTCATTGCAGACAAGCAGACGTTCGTGCGCCACGATCGAATGCTGCTCACCATCGATTGTTCTGCAGTGACACGAAACGCCGAACGCCTTCCCACAATCCGTATGGCCCCGCCCAGTGCCTTTCGGTTGGGGATCGATGGCCGATCACCGAATACCGGGCGCTCGATCGAGCAGGTTCGCCGACCGACAACGGAAGTCGAACCTGCACAGATCGATTCCGAGCGAACGGTCGCCGAACTCACGGCAAGCGTCGGCGACGCGATCCGAGCCAGTCTGCGGTGGCGAACGGAGATGACGCGAGACGGTTCCTGTGGGTAG
- a CDS encoding sulfite oxidase-like oxidoreductase, whose protein sequence is MALISKGFVGRRRGDDGRTPPGQYLTKDFPVLAIGPAPVVATDTWSFSITTERGDTRSWTWDEFAALPHESPTVDIHCVTKWSKLDTTWKGVSLDVLLDGLDTDAGYVVVHGFDGYTTNLPLEDLRDGKAWLVTEFDGAPLTREHGGPARLLVPHLYFWKSAKWISRIELTLENEQGFWERGGYHDYGDPWREQRYQGD, encoded by the coding sequence ATGGCATTGATCTCGAAGGGCTTCGTGGGTCGACGACGCGGCGACGACGGGCGCACTCCCCCCGGTCAGTATCTGACCAAGGATTTTCCCGTCCTCGCGATCGGGCCCGCGCCCGTGGTCGCGACCGACACGTGGTCCTTTTCGATCACCACCGAACGCGGCGATACGCGCAGCTGGACCTGGGACGAATTCGCGGCACTTCCGCACGAGAGCCCGACCGTCGACATCCACTGCGTCACCAAATGGTCGAAGCTCGACACCACGTGGAAGGGCGTGAGCCTGGACGTTCTGCTGGACGGTCTCGATACCGATGCCGGGTACGTCGTCGTGCACGGCTTCGACGGCTACACCACCAACCTCCCCCTCGAGGACCTCAGGGACGGGAAGGCCTGGCTCGTCACCGAGTTCGACGGCGCTCCCCTGACACGCGAACACGGTGGTCCCGCACGGCTTCTCGTCCCGCATTTGTACTTCTGGAAATCGGCGAAGTGGATCTCACGCATCGAGCTCACTCTCGAGAACGAGCAAGGCTTCTGGGAGCGCGGTGGGTACCACGACTACGGAGATCCGTGGCGCGAGCAGCGTTATCAGGGCGACTGA
- a CDS encoding DUF427 domain-containing protein has product MSERVVLEPNAEHPITVEPTEGRVTVHINGQQVADSSNALTLIESSYPAVQYIPMSDVDTRLLRKSATTSYCPFKGDAEYFSVAAESETVADVVWTYNAPFPAVAMIGRHVAFYTDRADVVISDVDAEPGSLP; this is encoded by the coding sequence GTGTCCGAACGCGTCGTCCTCGAACCCAACGCCGAGCACCCGATCACCGTCGAGCCCACCGAAGGGCGCGTGACCGTCCACATCAACGGGCAGCAGGTGGCGGACAGTAGCAACGCCCTGACCCTGATCGAATCGAGCTACCCTGCAGTCCAGTACATCCCGATGAGTGACGTCGATACACGTTTGCTTCGGAAGAGCGCCACGACCAGCTACTGTCCGTTCAAGGGCGATGCCGAGTATTTCAGCGTCGCCGCCGAGTCCGAAACTGTCGCCGACGTCGTCTGGACCTACAACGCGCCCTTCCCTGCGGTGGCGATGATCGGACGTCACGTGGCCTTCTACACCGACAGAGCCGACGTCGTGATCAGCGACGTCGACGCGGAACCCGGTAGCCTCCCCTGA
- a CDS encoding alpha/beta hydrolase — MGRPMLDAGYNVVSVNYAFAPSYRFPTQTIQLGQAMQFLETNADRYGLDMSRVVLAGTSAGGHIVGNYATVQTNSDYARALGIEPTMDRNALKAIVFESAALDVGRAGAPQSPSPSNGFFFDVAARNYLDTTDAALVAQANVIDNVTADFPPSFISDGNTGTFPDQAAELSAELDRVGVANRLNLYSKNEARLDHSFMSVDSQWTDEYSRLKIEFLRDIV; from the coding sequence GTGGGCCGGCCCATGCTCGACGCCGGCTACAACGTGGTGTCGGTGAATTACGCGTTTGCGCCCAGCTACCGATTCCCCACGCAGACAATCCAACTGGGCCAGGCCATGCAGTTCCTGGAAACGAACGCCGACCGCTACGGACTCGACATGAGTCGCGTCGTGCTCGCCGGAACCAGTGCAGGTGGCCACATCGTGGGCAACTATGCCACCGTGCAGACCAACTCCGATTACGCGCGAGCGCTGGGTATCGAACCCACCATGGACCGAAATGCGCTGAAGGCGATCGTGTTCGAGAGTGCTGCCCTCGATGTCGGCAGAGCGGGCGCGCCGCAATCACCGAGCCCGTCCAACGGTTTCTTCTTCGACGTCGCCGCCCGAAACTACCTCGATACCACCGACGCAGCACTGGTGGCGCAGGCGAACGTCATCGACAATGTCACCGCCGACTTTCCACCGAGTTTCATCTCCGACGGCAACACCGGTACCTTCCCCGATCAGGCAGCCGAACTGAGCGCCGAGCTGGACAGAGTGGGCGTCGCCAATCGCCTGAACCTGTACAGCAAGAACGAGGCGAGACTCGACCATTCGTTCATGTCGGTGGATTCACAGTGGACCGACGAATACAGCCGCCTCAAGATCGAGTTCCTCCGCGACATCGTCTGA
- a CDS encoding MarR family winged helix-turn-helix transcriptional regulator — MDDSNSTPGLADIARRLSEEIGPFRRVLLNTSRSRAGLKALPDAQIEILRRLFPDKWEGPTALGRQLGLARPTISNLVRTMESDGLVARRPDDSDARSMRVGLTDLAREQLRVYDNAAEGLLVEVLGDLTPAQQRTLRDAVPLLGRIRAELETSEAPSSRHPRQS; from the coding sequence GTGGACGATTCCAACAGCACACCCGGCCTCGCCGATATCGCCCGCCGCCTGAGCGAGGAGATCGGCCCCTTCCGGCGCGTGCTGCTCAACACCTCCCGCTCACGCGCGGGGCTCAAAGCCCTGCCCGACGCGCAGATCGAGATCCTGCGACGGCTCTTTCCGGACAAGTGGGAGGGCCCCACAGCGCTCGGGCGTCAGCTGGGTTTGGCTCGCCCCACGATCAGCAACCTCGTCCGAACCATGGAATCGGACGGCCTCGTCGCTCGCCGACCCGACGACTCTGATGCTCGAAGCATGCGCGTCGGCCTCACCGATCTTGCACGAGAGCAACTTCGCGTCTACGACAATGCGGCGGAAGGGCTTCTCGTGGAAGTACTCGGCGACCTGACGCCGGCTCAGCAACGCACCCTGCGTGACGCCGTTCCGTTGCTCGGGCGGATCCGCGCAGAGCTGGAAACCAGCGAGGCTCCCTCTTCTCGTCATCCGCGACAGAGCTGA
- a CDS encoding ferredoxin reductase: MTSAAGAKPWLVATVQTVRRETPTASTLVLDVDGWPGHLAGQHVDVKLTAEDGYSAQRSYSLASAPDDTSRIEITVQNVADGEVSPYLVEAVEVGDRIEIRGPVGRWFVWRPSQPSETPSPPILLVGGGSGIVPLRAMVRAQASATGGRVPFRVLYSVREPAEVYFADEWARPPAGVDVTMIHTRRAPAGNARPLGRITVEDLDAHGWPAEFEPRCYICGPTSFVDTVADMLVDRGHSAANIRTERFGPS; the protein is encoded by the coding sequence GTGACATCGGCGGCCGGGGCGAAACCCTGGCTCGTTGCCACGGTGCAGACCGTGCGGCGTGAGACACCCACCGCATCCACCCTCGTTCTCGACGTCGACGGTTGGCCCGGCCACCTCGCCGGGCAGCACGTGGACGTCAAGCTCACCGCCGAGGACGGCTACAGCGCACAGCGAAGCTACTCCTTGGCGTCGGCACCCGACGACACGTCGCGCATCGAGATCACGGTGCAGAACGTCGCAGACGGCGAGGTGTCGCCGTACCTGGTCGAGGCCGTAGAGGTCGGCGATCGCATCGAAATCCGCGGGCCGGTGGGTCGATGGTTCGTCTGGCGGCCGTCCCAGCCCTCCGAGACCCCGTCTCCACCGATTCTGTTGGTGGGCGGCGGTTCCGGCATCGTCCCGCTACGCGCAATGGTTCGGGCTCAGGCGTCCGCGACGGGCGGCCGAGTGCCCTTTCGGGTGCTGTACTCCGTGCGCGAACCCGCGGAGGTCTACTTCGCGGACGAGTGGGCTCGCCCTCCGGCCGGCGTGGACGTCACCATGATCCACACGCGGCGTGCACCTGCCGGCAACGCTCGGCCCCTCGGCCGCATCACGGTCGAGGACCTGGACGCCCACGGATGGCCGGCCGAGTTCGAGCCGCGATGCTACATCTGCGGTCCCACGAGCTTCGTCGACACGGTGGCCGACATGTTGGTGGACAGGGGTCACTCGGCAGCGAACATCCGAACGGAGCGTTTCGGACCGAGCTGA
- a CDS encoding DUF6924 domain-containing protein has product MGRTVGGTVHHSDGSRQTVMHIPDETWRHENAAGEPTFIENATDRWSRDADGTMIHSVKSPHTMYAVMGVGLPSQLLRAYDTFPPKSSHGFDQQRFVDPGAPREVTVRGRAGWEVTAHDQHANDQVVYVFDAELGVALRWQRGEDWIELEHPTLDEPFDPNLFEWTGPSRPAEDEMEKLRREHEERQRALDGMPKAVPAWLPLQTYVQVQAGNPRTGELSLSIGGNAPQFTLRRWVTAIGEPTLEWPNDSTPERYRQSTGDWTYEIRSYQDMDEGDCIRIIESIIPVDPPEREAAVIVSELAAEERDRREAEVLATLGTGRVLADHLEHQSLLIRTDFSDDDAWRAVAVAAMAPIPQGGDVEFAAYLTCIDNSENDGMTVEGLLEAIGEPPPYYAFLVDAETVTNPEMPIVAVYTGPDYSERPRGRAFRVIPSEMWSVENNLSIANMDFESFADSADHDGIFRGFS; this is encoded by the coding sequence ATGGGACGCACCGTAGGAGGGACCGTCCACCATTCCGACGGATCCAGGCAAACGGTGATGCACATACCGGACGAGACGTGGCGACACGAAAATGCCGCCGGCGAGCCCACATTCATCGAAAATGCCACCGACAGATGGTCCCGTGATGCCGACGGGACGATGATTCACTCCGTCAAGTCTCCCCACACCATGTATGCAGTCATGGGGGTCGGCCTCCCGTCCCAACTGCTGCGCGCATACGACACATTCCCGCCCAAGTCCTCGCACGGGTTCGACCAACAGCGGTTCGTCGATCCTGGTGCGCCCAGAGAAGTGACGGTCCGCGGTCGCGCTGGATGGGAAGTCACCGCGCACGACCAACATGCGAACGACCAGGTTGTCTACGTGTTCGATGCCGAACTCGGTGTCGCACTTCGGTGGCAGAGAGGCGAAGACTGGATCGAACTCGAGCACCCCACCCTCGACGAGCCATTCGATCCGAATCTGTTCGAGTGGACAGGTCCCTCACGCCCAGCCGAAGACGAGATGGAGAAGCTCCGCCGCGAGCACGAAGAACGGCAACGAGCGCTGGATGGTATGCCCAAGGCGGTCCCGGCATGGCTGCCGTTGCAGACGTATGTTCAAGTGCAGGCGGGCAATCCGCGTACCGGAGAGCTGAGTCTGTCGATCGGCGGAAATGCGCCTCAGTTCACCCTGCGCCGCTGGGTCACTGCTATCGGCGAGCCGACCCTCGAGTGGCCGAACGACTCGACGCCTGAGCGCTACCGGCAGTCCACCGGTGATTGGACCTACGAGATACGTAGTTATCAGGACATGGACGAGGGCGACTGCATTCGAATCATCGAGTCGATCATTCCCGTCGACCCGCCCGAGCGTGAGGCAGCGGTCATCGTCTCCGAGCTCGCCGCGGAGGAGCGCGACCGTCGTGAAGCAGAGGTGCTTGCCACCCTCGGAACCGGGCGGGTCCTTGCTGATCATCTCGAACACCAGTCACTACTGATTCGGACAGATTTCAGCGACGACGATGCTTGGCGCGCAGTCGCTGTCGCCGCTATGGCCCCGATACCGCAGGGTGGCGACGTCGAATTCGCCGCGTATCTCACCTGCATCGACAACTCGGAGAACGACGGCATGACCGTCGAGGGATTGCTCGAAGCCATCGGCGAGCCACCGCCCTACTATGCATTTCTCGTCGACGCCGAAACCGTGACCAATCCTGAAATGCCGATTGTCGCCGTCTACACCGGCCCCGACTATTCAGAGCGACCCCGCGGCAGGGCTTTCCGTGTCATCCCATCGGAGATGTGGTCGGTGGAGAACAATCTGTCCATCGCGAACATGGACTTCGAGTCATTCGCAGACAGCGCTGACCACGATGGAATCTTTCGGGGATTCTCGTAG
- a CDS encoding acetyl-CoA acetyltransferase, whose amino-acid sequence MSISAQRVPVIVGVGDLKFTGAGPAQSAIEPLELVLRAVDAAIDDAGAHGLKHKLDAVHAVRTTSWNYDDLPSLLAERLGVTLTSRSTSTIGGHHPARLLDQVGRDIAEGLTTAALVVGGEAQASVRALMKAGVDPRESGWTTAPGGPPSFSPEDLGSAEMQRAGILAPVQIYPLFGNARAHSRGLTPEQALRESADMYSRFSAIAAEHPVAWSPVFRTPEDIGTVTSSNRPVSDCYPLSMNAMPFVDQAAAVLICSLATAREAGVAEDRMVYLWGGAGAVDNPDVLARSVFDDAPALRAAVQRALSRADVTSANLAFVDAYSCFPIVPELLADELGLAEGATPTVLGGHSFFGGPLSSYSLHAVAESTRLLRKNSGVALVHANGGYLTYQHVVLLSTTAHRDGYIGDPEPVDSSGTPVHAAHGYSGKATIETATVTYDRNGLPEQAFVVAATDDGARVAGRAGRVFAATLHDLVSGRNESAVGHRIDLVDNEGNLAVDRCM is encoded by the coding sequence ATGTCCATCAGTGCGCAACGAGTCCCGGTCATCGTGGGTGTGGGTGACCTGAAGTTCACAGGTGCCGGGCCTGCACAGAGCGCCATCGAACCTCTCGAGCTCGTTCTGCGTGCTGTGGACGCAGCGATCGATGACGCTGGGGCACACGGCCTGAAGCACAAGCTCGACGCTGTGCACGCTGTTCGCACCACGAGCTGGAATTACGACGACCTTCCATCCCTGCTAGCCGAGCGGCTGGGCGTCACCCTCACTTCCCGGTCGACCAGCACCATCGGCGGGCACCACCCTGCGCGTCTCCTCGACCAGGTAGGCCGAGATATTGCCGAAGGGCTCACTACTGCAGCACTCGTGGTGGGCGGTGAGGCGCAGGCCTCGGTCCGCGCCCTGATGAAGGCGGGTGTGGACCCCCGTGAGTCGGGTTGGACCACCGCACCGGGAGGCCCTCCGTCGTTCTCGCCCGAGGACCTCGGCAGCGCCGAAATGCAGCGAGCAGGGATCCTGGCACCGGTACAGATCTACCCGCTCTTCGGGAACGCCCGTGCCCACAGCCGTGGACTGACCCCCGAACAGGCACTGCGCGAATCGGCCGACATGTACTCCCGCTTCTCGGCAATCGCAGCTGAACATCCTGTTGCCTGGAGTCCGGTCTTTCGCACGCCGGAGGACATCGGCACTGTCACGTCGTCGAACCGGCCTGTGTCCGATTGCTATCCATTGTCGATGAACGCCATGCCGTTCGTCGATCAAGCAGCTGCGGTCCTGATCTGTTCGTTGGCGACTGCTCGCGAAGCCGGTGTGGCAGAGGATCGGATGGTGTACCTGTGGGGTGGTGCGGGTGCCGTCGACAATCCGGATGTGTTGGCGCGCTCGGTGTTCGACGACGCTCCGGCTCTCCGCGCGGCCGTGCAACGCGCTTTGTCGAGGGCCGATGTCACCAGCGCGAACCTTGCATTCGTCGACGCGTACAGCTGCTTCCCGATCGTGCCGGAGCTATTGGCCGACGAGCTGGGCCTGGCAGAGGGCGCGACTCCCACTGTCCTGGGCGGACATTCGTTCTTCGGCGGACCGTTGAGCAGCTATTCGCTCCACGCTGTAGCGGAGTCGACGCGGCTGCTGCGAAAGAACTCAGGAGTCGCGTTGGTTCATGCGAACGGCGGCTACCTGACGTATCAGCATGTGGTGCTGCTGTCCACGACAGCTCATCGCGACGGATACATCGGCGACCCGGAGCCGGTGGATTCCTCGGGCACGCCGGTACATGCCGCGCACGGTTACTCGGGAAAGGCGACGATCGAGACCGCCACGGTCACGTACGACCGCAATGGCCTGCCGGAGCAAGCGTTCGTCGTTGCAGCAACGGACGACGGGGCGCGGGTGGCGGGCCGAGCCGGACGCGTATTCGCAGCGACGCTTCACGACCTCGTGTCTGGGCGGAACGAGTCGGCCGTCGGACACCGGATCGACCTGGTGGACAACGAGGGGAACCTTGCCGTCGACCGCTGCATGTAA